The following are from one region of the Thermococcus cleftensis genome:
- a CDS encoding ATP-binding protein, with protein sequence MENYFNVHPRTDIRTLHGRKREAEKLLKVLRASGWGVVLGPRMVGKTSLSIATAVEYAKSVRTAVIYLNLSTAKSFHDLTVRLLGAVSKLGSRKRSIEVEFSAFVPAGLGVPVSLEAGDFQSNL encoded by the coding sequence GTGGAGAACTACTTCAACGTTCATCCAAGAACGGATATAAGAACGCTTCATGGCAGGAAGAGGGAAGCAGAGAAGCTTTTGAAGGTTCTCCGTGCCTCGGGATGGGGGGTTGTGCTTGGACCACGCATGGTCGGGAAGACGAGCCTGTCCATAGCGACGGCCGTTGAATACGCGAAGAGTGTGAGAACTGCCGTTATATACCTCAACCTCTCCACTGCGAAAAGTTTTCACGACTTAACCGTTCGCCTTTTGGGTGCGGTCTCCAAACTGGGGAGCAGAAAAAGGAGCATCGAGGTAGAGTTCAGCGCATTTGTCCCAGCGGGCCTTGGAGTCCCGGTTTCTCTGGAAGCTGGAGACTTTCAAAGCAACCTCTAA
- a CDS encoding PUA domain-containing protein: MEMELRYRRASAWEYDLILREAEKYGELEHHFFAVVEGKFRDVYAVNESLWKELEGLRLKPYAYGTFVGTIKVDNLVEKFYPNVEFFYFVKVEKNYAVLSPKAGFLFTTGKDVPRSGVRKYNWQGTKKLVVYDENGVLLGIGRINPESRRKFILNVTDVGEFLRRKR, encoded by the coding sequence ATGGAGATGGAACTCCGCTACCGGCGCGCTTCGGCCTGGGAGTACGACCTGATCCTCCGCGAGGCGGAGAAGTACGGCGAGCTGGAGCATCATTTCTTCGCGGTAGTGGAGGGCAAGTTTCGGGACGTTTACGCTGTCAATGAATCCCTCTGGAAGGAGCTTGAGGGGTTAAGGCTTAAGCCCTACGCCTACGGGACTTTCGTGGGCACGATTAAGGTGGACAACCTCGTCGAGAAGTTCTACCCCAACGTCGAGTTCTTCTACTTTGTTAAAGTCGAGAAGAACTACGCCGTGCTGAGTCCCAAGGCTGGCTTTCTCTTCACCACCGGTAAGGACGTTCCGAGAAGTGGCGTTAGGAAGTACAATTGGCAGGGCACCAAAAAGCTTGTGGTTTACGACGAGAACGGGGTTTTACTTGGCATCGGAAGGATTAACCCAGAAAGCAGGAGGAAGTTCATTCTGAACGTCACCGACGTCGGCGAGTTTCTGAGAAGGAAGCGCTAG
- a CDS encoding YkgJ family cysteine cluster protein, with translation MRFKPKPFTKAVPFRCLYCLDCCRGRHVYLTLKDIERIAKRGHDPQGFVTFSVEGNTIRFVLAVREWDLGCVFHDPETGKCRIHEANPIICRIYPFMVSRKPLGVEGEKPFHYKGQELWLYYDESCPGINAEEPEVEITPEEIAELGLEFEREFERTDMDGFVKLLDELERG, from the coding sequence ATGAGGTTCAAACCGAAACCATTCACCAAGGCGGTTCCCTTCAGGTGCCTTTACTGCCTTGACTGCTGCAGGGGAAGGCACGTTTACCTTACCTTGAAGGACATCGAAAGGATAGCGAAGAGGGGCCACGACCCCCAGGGTTTCGTGACGTTTTCGGTTGAGGGAAATACGATACGTTTCGTCCTTGCGGTGAGGGAATGGGACCTCGGCTGCGTCTTCCATGATCCGGAGACCGGAAAATGCAGGATACACGAGGCCAACCCTATAATCTGCAGGATATACCCCTTCATGGTCTCAAGGAAGCCCCTCGGCGTTGAGGGAGAAAAGCCGTTTCACTACAAGGGCCAAGAACTGTGGCTCTACTACGATGAAAGCTGTCCAGGGATAAACGCGGAGGAGCCGGAGGTTGAGATAACACCCGAGGAGATAGCTGAGCTGGGCCTCGAGTTTGAGAGGGAGTTCGAGCGCACGGATATGGACGGCTTTGTGAAGTTGCTCGACGAACTCGAACGAGGCTAA